Proteins from a genomic interval of Rubinisphaera italica:
- a CDS encoding response regulator — protein MQGRSRILVIEDDPIFRSLVVSFLRKDYLVAVAADGKTGLDKAIIHRPDLVIIDFQMPGWDGITTLVEFRRHPNFSSTKFVMLTSDASKETVVSAIHAGTDDYIIKTTFKKDLFIAKIHKLLAPVVAKPVILSSYQQKTQNLKYAEISSLPKNTVSDSHTISKSVAVASRPTRATKSDSTDHNTALTSNSNAKPQAPNVEEMEIELMMDEWD, from the coding sequence ATGCAGGGTCGTTCACGGATACTCGTCATTGAAGACGACCCGATATTTCGCAGCCTTGTGGTTTCGTTTCTCCGCAAAGACTATCTGGTTGCTGTCGCAGCTGATGGCAAAACTGGGTTAGATAAAGCAATTATTCATCGCCCCGATTTAGTCATTATCGACTTTCAGATGCCTGGCTGGGATGGCATCACGACCTTGGTGGAATTCCGCAGACATCCGAATTTTTCATCAACAAAATTCGTCATGCTCACATCCGATGCCTCGAAGGAAACGGTTGTCTCTGCCATTCATGCTGGCACAGATGACTACATCATCAAGACAACATTCAAAAAAGATTTGTTCATCGCCAAGATTCACAAACTTCTTGCACCGGTTGTGGCAAAACCAGTAATTTTGAGTTCCTATCAGCAGAAGACTCAGAATTTGAAATATGCAGAGATCAGTTCGCTACCCAAAAATACCGTGTCAGATTCACACACCATTTCAAAATCTGTTGCAGTCGCATCACGTCCCACCAGAGCAACGAAGTCAGACTCTACAGATCACAATACCGCATTAACTTCAAATTCGAACGCAAAGCCCCAGGCACCGAATGTTGAAGAGATGGAAATTGAGCTCATGATGGACGAATGGGATTAG
- a CDS encoding PP2C family protein-serine/threonine phosphatase: MSSSGQENVTENWLRNACQRMSGDRMRLEYYPITSESTECSRQLWDGSEVIWQREVHLEPGREGVMRIRIDSAQTADQSVLKLCHFADHLVHLAESPRVLSAPDDSRISSKDVRKYSTKKAADQNADAPLAVNRSIDASLESILKLTNYRGAAFLMLNESGQELRLKSYVHQSLNPLPFPERKLADSNIDRLAMLEGYGVCRGNHTQGRVWLPTDVMTGICVSVRFTTGVIGTVWVFDRRNREVYDRELHVVQSIAAQLGADLEERLRDQQNTDHRRMRTELKLAALTQPARQILFSDRTGSVDAHGCCMSRYDVGGDLCEIFPMSESQFFVAMGDASGNSLPAAMVMTAVRGAIYAMLYQIRAESIEKFQPAEFVGRLNQMLDDLTGAHQFMTFVCGLVDLTTRTFRYCNAGHPQPIHIQTEKVEYLASNGLIMGVDGDAYYSESEINYEAGEALVFYTDGISEALNREHRQFRQDGIVAAAQPRLNHSAKSIFQGIWSGVKSHQMGDSENDDASVLVLKF, from the coding sequence ATGTCGTCATCGGGCCAGGAAAATGTGACGGAAAATTGGTTGCGAAATGCTTGTCAGCGCATGTCAGGTGATCGTATGCGGTTGGAGTATTATCCAATCACATCTGAGTCTACTGAATGTTCGAGACAACTTTGGGATGGTTCCGAAGTCATCTGGCAACGGGAAGTGCATTTGGAGCCAGGGCGGGAAGGTGTGATGCGAATCCGTATTGATTCTGCTCAAACTGCGGATCAAAGTGTACTCAAGTTGTGCCACTTTGCAGATCACCTGGTGCATCTGGCGGAATCTCCACGTGTGCTGTCGGCCCCAGATGATTCTCGAATCAGTTCTAAGGACGTCAGGAAGTATTCGACAAAAAAAGCTGCAGACCAAAACGCCGATGCCCCACTGGCTGTGAATCGTTCGATTGATGCTAGCCTGGAGTCGATACTCAAGTTGACGAATTATCGCGGTGCCGCCTTTTTGATGTTGAATGAATCTGGTCAGGAACTGCGATTGAAGTCTTATGTGCATCAGTCATTAAATCCGTTACCCTTTCCCGAGCGAAAACTGGCGGATTCAAACATTGACCGACTGGCGATGCTCGAAGGTTATGGGGTTTGTCGAGGAAATCACACCCAAGGGCGTGTCTGGTTACCAACTGATGTTATGACAGGCATTTGCGTTTCGGTTCGCTTTACCACGGGAGTGATCGGTACCGTTTGGGTGTTTGATCGGCGAAATCGGGAGGTGTACGATCGGGAATTGCATGTCGTGCAATCCATTGCGGCTCAATTGGGAGCAGATCTTGAAGAGCGTTTGCGTGATCAACAAAATACTGATCATCGTCGAATGAGGACGGAATTAAAATTAGCAGCTTTAACTCAACCAGCCCGTCAAATCCTGTTTTCAGATCGGACGGGTTCTGTTGATGCTCATGGCTGTTGTATGAGTCGATATGACGTTGGTGGGGATTTGTGTGAGATTTTCCCGATGAGTGAAAGTCAGTTTTTTGTCGCCATGGGGGATGCGTCTGGGAATAGTTTGCCAGCTGCGATGGTGATGACCGCAGTGCGTGGAGCCATTTATGCCATGCTGTACCAGATTCGAGCAGAATCGATCGAGAAATTTCAACCTGCTGAATTTGTAGGACGTTTGAATCAGATGCTGGATGATCTCACAGGAGCTCATCAATTCATGACCTTCGTTTGTGGCCTCGTCGATTTGACGACACGCACTTTTCGATATTGCAATGCCGGTCACCCACAACCCATTCATATTCAAACAGAAAAAGTCGAATATCTGGCATCAAATGGTCTGATAATGGGTGTAGATGGTGATGCCTATTATTCCGAGTCGGAAATCAATTATGAGGCTGGTGAAGCATTGGTGTTTTATACGGATGGGATCAGCGAGGCACTCAATCGGGAGCACCGCCAGTTCCGTCAGGATGGCATTGTAGCCGCTGCTCAGCCACGACTGAATCATTCAGCAAAGAGTATTTTTCAGGGGATCTGGTCGGGGGTGAAATCTCACCAAATGGGAGATTCCGAAAACGATGATGCTTCCGTGCTCGTGCTGAAATTTTGA
- the hemP gene encoding hemin uptake protein HemP has protein sequence MSNDNDLSPKSPQNNASSTENDRISFSELSRGKREVLLEHEGQLYRLRLTRNGKLILNK, from the coding sequence ATGTCGAATGACAATGATCTTTCTCCAAAATCCCCTCAGAATAATGCGTCTTCTACCGAAAATGATCGCATTTCTTTTTCTGAATTGTCACGGGGAAAACGCGAAGTTCTCCTTGAGCATGAAGGTCAGTTGTACCGGTTGCGATTAACCCGAAATGGAAAGCTAATATTGAATAAGTAG
- the gyrA gene encoding DNA gyrase subunit A → MSNGNDDDGNLPTGKFAAPGDDRITQLDIQDEMRNSYLTYAMSVIVSRALPDVRDGLKPSQRRILVAMNDLNLGPNASRTKCSKITGETMGNYHPHGDAAIYSTLVRMAQNWAMRETLVDKQGNFGSLAGLPPAAHRYTEAKLSNVAADMLADINRDTVDFIPTYDQVRVEPTVLPARFPNLLVNGSNGIAVGMATSIPPHNLNEVSEAVKLMIDDPECSVDDLIQVLPGPDFPTGGVICGRFGIRQGYLTGRSTITLRARTHFETEKNSDVIVVTEIPYMETRDRIREKLEALVKDERVKGISRVVDLTDRKIPSWQVRLHIVLKRDADKDVVLAQLLKYSTLQTTFSVILLALVGNRPKLMSVKDMLLEFIRHRVSVIRRRTEFMLSEARKRKHTVEGMLIAQLNIDEVIDTIRKSPSRAEAKLRLRDIKVPGEMIARALGERGFTEFTREQGVQEDYSLSLNQAEAIVSMQLGSLANLEREKLGDEHSTLLDEIMECLHLLSDEANIRQAVRDEMDELQKKYPDKRRTEITDEELGDVDKDALITEAPMVVTLTRRGYIKRTELTTYKAQNRGGKGITGAKQDDEDPIQHVFVASTHSYLLFFTNLGKVYWQKVYDLPLQNRTAKGRALVNLLSLAEGEYVANCVDVREFDDERFLMMATKKGIVKKTSLTAYSRPMRGGIIAIKLDDDDQLIEVVKVSPDDDVVLSTSKGMLIRFHHEDARAMGRNTRGVKGISLSKGDHIIGMVVAEENLCLLTACENGYGKRTPFGIADSSESEEAPEGNGESSELPEEDAVEAEASEDDNSDEAKEPDLRSSMRYRRQRRGGKGLRDIRTTDRNGNVIGILAVDDDDDVLIISTGGKIQRLRAADISQVGRNTQGVRIMRLSEGDQLAALARIPALIAVDGAEDTVVADPAQEQPVTETTPEVSGGSDVPEPESDNPEQDSEA, encoded by the coding sequence TTGAGTAACGGAAATGATGACGACGGCAACCTCCCTACTGGCAAATTTGCCGCGCCCGGTGATGATCGGATTACCCAGCTCGATATTCAGGATGAAATGCGGAACAGCTATCTGACCTACGCAATGAGCGTAATTGTCAGTCGAGCATTGCCGGATGTTCGAGATGGTCTGAAGCCTTCTCAACGCCGCATTCTGGTCGCCATGAACGATTTGAACCTCGGGCCGAATGCAAGTCGAACGAAATGTTCGAAGATCACTGGGGAAACGATGGGCAATTACCATCCCCACGGTGATGCAGCAATCTATTCGACACTGGTTCGCATGGCTCAAAACTGGGCGATGCGGGAGACATTGGTCGATAAACAGGGAAATTTCGGCTCATTGGCGGGCTTGCCGCCTGCTGCACATCGATATACGGAAGCTAAGCTGTCGAATGTGGCGGCTGATATGCTTGCGGATATCAATCGGGATACGGTCGATTTCATTCCGACATACGATCAGGTACGAGTCGAGCCGACGGTCTTGCCTGCTCGTTTTCCCAATTTATTAGTGAATGGATCGAACGGAATTGCGGTCGGCATGGCGACCAGTATTCCACCTCACAATTTGAATGAGGTCTCCGAAGCGGTCAAATTGATGATCGATGATCCAGAGTGCAGTGTCGACGATTTGATTCAAGTTCTTCCCGGTCCCGATTTTCCAACCGGTGGCGTCATTTGCGGCCGATTCGGAATTCGTCAGGGCTATTTGACTGGACGATCGACAATCACACTGCGTGCACGGACTCATTTCGAAACGGAGAAAAATTCTGATGTCATCGTGGTCACAGAAATTCCTTATATGGAAACTCGGGATCGCATCCGTGAGAAACTCGAAGCACTTGTCAAAGATGAGCGAGTCAAAGGGATTTCACGCGTTGTCGATTTGACCGATCGTAAAATTCCAAGTTGGCAGGTTCGGCTGCATATCGTGCTGAAACGGGATGCGGACAAGGATGTCGTGCTGGCTCAATTGCTCAAGTATTCGACGCTGCAGACGACATTCAGTGTCATTCTGCTGGCTTTAGTCGGTAACCGTCCGAAATTGATGTCGGTTAAAGACATGCTGCTCGAATTTATTCGGCATCGTGTTTCCGTTATTCGACGACGCACCGAGTTCATGCTCTCTGAAGCTCGCAAGCGCAAGCATACGGTTGAAGGGATGTTGATCGCTCAGCTCAATATCGATGAGGTGATCGATACGATCCGCAAATCACCATCCCGGGCAGAGGCCAAACTTCGCTTACGGGATATTAAGGTTCCGGGAGAAATGATTGCCCGCGCCCTGGGAGAGCGAGGTTTTACCGAGTTCACTCGTGAGCAGGGAGTGCAGGAAGATTATTCGCTGTCGTTGAATCAGGCCGAAGCGATTGTTTCGATGCAGCTCGGTTCTCTAGCCAATCTCGAACGGGAAAAGCTGGGGGATGAGCACAGCACTCTGCTCGATGAGATTATGGAATGCCTGCATCTGCTCTCGGACGAAGCCAATATCCGTCAGGCTGTCCGCGATGAGATGGACGAGTTGCAGAAAAAGTATCCCGATAAACGCCGTACGGAAATTACCGATGAAGAACTTGGCGATGTCGATAAAGATGCCCTGATCACCGAAGCCCCGATGGTCGTGACTTTGACTCGGCGTGGCTACATCAAACGAACGGAGTTAACGACCTATAAAGCCCAGAACCGAGGGGGAAAAGGCATCACGGGGGCCAAGCAGGATGACGAGGATCCCATCCAGCACGTCTTTGTCGCCAGTACGCATTCCTATCTCTTGTTCTTTACAAATCTCGGGAAGGTTTATTGGCAAAAGGTCTACGATTTGCCGCTGCAAAACAGAACGGCTAAGGGACGGGCTCTCGTCAATCTGCTTTCTTTGGCAGAGGGTGAGTATGTTGCGAATTGTGTAGATGTTCGTGAATTCGATGACGAACGATTTCTGATGATGGCCACCAAAAAAGGAATCGTTAAGAAAACATCACTGACTGCTTATAGTCGACCAATGAGGGGGGGCATCATTGCGATCAAGCTCGATGATGATGATCAGTTGATCGAAGTGGTCAAAGTTTCTCCTGACGACGATGTTGTCCTCTCGACTTCAAAAGGGATGCTGATTCGTTTTCATCACGAAGATGCCCGCGCGATGGGCCGAAATACACGTGGTGTGAAAGGAATTTCTCTCTCAAAGGGGGATCATATCATTGGCATGGTCGTGGCAGAGGAAAACCTTTGTCTTTTGACGGCGTGTGAAAACGGGTATGGAAAACGCACCCCATTTGGGATTGCGGATAGCAGCGAAAGCGAAGAGGCTCCAGAAGGGAACGGAGAATCCAGCGAATTGCCAGAAGAGGATGCCGTGGAAGCGGAAGCATCGGAAGATGATAATTCCGATGAAGCGAAAGAGCCGGATTTGCGTAGTAGTATGCGATATCGTCGTCAGCGCCGTGGCGGCAAAGGTCTTCGCGACATTCGTACGACAGACCGAAACGGCAATGTCATTGGCATTCTGGCAGTCGATGATGACGACGATGTCCTGATCATCAGCACCGGCGGAAAAATCCAGCGTCTTAGAGCTGCCGATATCAGCCAGGTTGGTCGAAACACTCAGGGAGTTCGCATCATGCGACTCTCCGAAGGGGATCAACTGGCGGCTCTGGCTCGAATTCCTGCATTGATTGCGGTGGATGGGGCGGAAGATACGGTTGTTGCAGATCCCGCTCAGGAGCAACCTGTCACAGAAACTACTCCAGAGGTTTCAGGAGGTTCAGATGTTCCAGAGCCGGAATCTGATAATCCCGAGCAGGATTCTGAGGCTTAA
- the pdxA gene encoding 4-hydroxythreonine-4-phosphate dehydrogenase PdxA, whose translation MSTPLNHHPRLAVTMGDPAGVGPELCLQLLNLKQVTSICQPLIYGDASILKRVSAQLSKSPADAFSITVPVISWDQFQQNPMEFSQPAIIDMGCENLQSLSPGEVSAPAGQAAFCYLNRAIHTCLNKWTDALVTAPLHKEALHQAGYPYPGHTEILAEKTGADPIVMMLTSPEITCSLVTTHVGLSEVSSLLSTERICETIQLTHAAMKQIRGRTPQLTICGLNPHAGEHGLFGLQEEERIIQPAIEWAREQGILIEGPFPPDTAFMKRRREVTDAYICMYHDQGLIPLKALAFDDAVNVTLGLPIVRTSVDHGTAFDIAWQGKANVNSLNQAVELAIKLIGVRR comes from the coding sequence ATGAGCACTCCTCTGAATCATCATCCTCGACTCGCAGTCACCATGGGAGACCCTGCGGGAGTAGGGCCGGAATTATGCTTGCAATTGTTAAATCTCAAGCAAGTCACATCCATTTGCCAGCCATTGATTTATGGGGATGCTTCCATTCTCAAGCGAGTTTCTGCACAACTCTCAAAGTCACCAGCAGATGCGTTTTCGATAACTGTCCCAGTGATTTCATGGGATCAGTTTCAGCAGAATCCAATGGAGTTCTCCCAACCCGCAATCATCGACATGGGTTGCGAAAACCTGCAGAGCCTGTCGCCTGGCGAAGTTTCAGCTCCCGCCGGGCAAGCCGCTTTTTGCTATCTTAATCGAGCAATCCATACTTGTCTGAATAAGTGGACGGATGCCTTGGTGACGGCTCCCCTCCATAAAGAAGCTTTGCATCAGGCGGGATATCCTTACCCTGGCCATACAGAAATTCTGGCCGAGAAAACGGGAGCAGATCCAATTGTCATGATGCTGACCAGCCCGGAAATCACCTGCAGTCTCGTGACGACACATGTCGGCCTGAGCGAAGTTTCATCCCTGCTGAGCACTGAGCGGATCTGTGAAACGATTCAACTGACACATGCTGCGATGAAACAGATTCGTGGCCGCACTCCGCAACTAACCATCTGTGGGTTAAATCCGCATGCGGGAGAACACGGCTTGTTTGGCCTGCAGGAAGAAGAGAGAATCATTCAGCCTGCGATTGAATGGGCCAGAGAGCAAGGCATTCTGATTGAAGGCCCCTTTCCCCCTGATACGGCTTTCATGAAACGCCGTCGGGAAGTGACCGACGCCTACATTTGCATGTATCACGACCAAGGCTTGATCCCCCTGAAAGCCCTCGCTTTTGATGACGCTGTCAATGTCACGCTCGGACTTCCCATCGTTCGCACATCCGTCGATCACGGCACCGCATTCGACATCGCCTGGCAAGGCAAAGCCAATGTCAACAGCCTCAACCAAGCGGTTGAACTTGCGATAAAACTAATAGGCGTGAGGCGTTAG
- a CDS encoding DUF1559 domain-containing protein, with the protein MRHVSHPLRRAFTLIELLVVIAIIAILVALLLPAVQQAREAARRTSCKNNLKQIGLAIHNYHDIYTAFPNANANSELSGGSLFTSILPLVDQGNIFDHYDFNLTNSDPYNVVVTSQTISSYMCPSAPIRRQVPSCDSDSGRAAGTYAVNIGSRDYNQYWPYYGLPAPSLDGPIVYTGSQDGSTRFRDMTDGTTTTLLIGETAFNLPDYKFSSGSCMGESRYSYTYWSVPYPGSTACTTEFGFNPHDVKDDGIFDDNWTRTFRSEHKGGVQFTMVDGSVHFIAENISAEVLDALATRNGGEVIGEF; encoded by the coding sequence ATGCGCCACGTTTCCCACCCCCTTCGTCGAGCATTCACTTTAATTGAATTGCTTGTCGTCATCGCGATCATCGCTATTTTGGTCGCATTACTGTTGCCAGCCGTCCAGCAAGCCCGAGAAGCAGCCCGGCGAACAAGCTGCAAAAACAATCTGAAACAGATCGGATTGGCGATCCACAATTATCATGACATTTACACAGCATTTCCGAACGCGAATGCCAACAGTGAATTAAGCGGCGGCAGCCTTTTCACATCAATTCTGCCCCTGGTTGATCAAGGGAACATCTTCGATCATTACGATTTCAACCTCACTAATTCCGATCCGTACAATGTCGTTGTAACCAGCCAAACGATTTCTTCTTACATGTGCCCTTCTGCCCCCATCCGGCGCCAGGTCCCCAGTTGCGATTCTGATTCTGGACGAGCCGCAGGTACCTATGCCGTCAATATTGGAAGTCGAGATTACAATCAATACTGGCCCTATTACGGCTTGCCTGCTCCCTCTCTGGATGGACCAATTGTTTACACGGGTTCTCAGGATGGTTCGACGCGATTTCGTGATATGACTGATGGCACGACAACAACCCTGCTCATCGGAGAAACCGCTTTCAATCTTCCCGACTATAAATTTTCATCCGGAAGCTGCATGGGGGAATCCCGCTATTCTTACACTTACTGGTCAGTCCCTTACCCCGGTTCCACAGCCTGCACGACGGAATTCGGCTTCAATCCTCATGATGTCAAAGACGACGGCATCTTCGATGACAACTGGACTCGCACATTCCGCAGTGAACACAAAGGGGGCGTGCAATTCACAATGGTCGATGGTTCGGTTCACTTCATTGCCGAAAACATTTCTGCTGAAGTGCTTGATGCATTAGCGACCAGAAATGGCGGGGAGGTCATTGGTGAATTTTAA
- a CDS encoding S1C family serine protease, whose translation MNETSSDASNRSGEFSQRRDAQTGPMVNGWLVIALLVCGAVFIVREFYPNPLPLFNPDAESLPITPRGDLAADEQTTIEIFNDASRAVVHIMTADLAANQANFNIQETPLGSGTGFIWDNNGYIVTNYHVIHNAARFRVTLSDNTTHNAVLVGGEPSHDIAVLRIDSRRLNLHSIKLGQSSGLQVGQKVFAIGSPFGLDQTLTTGVISGLGREIQAINGRVIRDVIQTDAAINPGNSGGPLLDSAGRLIGVNTAIFSPTGTSAGIGFAVPADILNRIVPQLIQNGKVSRPGLGVFIFDDATVRRRLQRTGVLIRDVAPDSAASEVGLRGTKYDEEGELILGDLIIAVDETPIETQADLFAALDKKEIGDSVTLHFLRDGEEMQKKVELRLIE comes from the coding sequence ATGAATGAAACTTCTTCTGATGCCAGTAACAGATCTGGTGAATTTTCACAACGACGTGATGCACAAACCGGGCCGATGGTCAATGGCTGGCTGGTGATTGCACTGCTGGTTTGTGGGGCTGTCTTTATTGTACGGGAGTTCTATCCCAATCCGCTGCCCCTGTTTAATCCAGATGCAGAGTCCTTACCGATAACGCCACGTGGCGATCTGGCAGCCGATGAGCAGACGACCATTGAAATATTCAATGATGCTTCCCGAGCCGTCGTGCATATCATGACGGCTGATCTGGCAGCCAATCAAGCGAATTTCAATATTCAGGAAACTCCCCTGGGGTCGGGGACTGGGTTCATCTGGGACAATAATGGCTACATCGTTACGAATTATCACGTCATTCATAATGCTGCCCGCTTTCGAGTAACGCTCTCAGACAACACGACGCATAATGCCGTTCTTGTCGGGGGGGAACCGTCACACGATATTGCCGTTTTGCGGATTGATTCCCGACGTCTCAATTTGCATTCGATCAAATTGGGGCAATCGTCTGGATTGCAGGTCGGACAAAAAGTGTTTGCAATCGGAAGTCCATTTGGATTGGATCAAACTTTAACGACAGGAGTGATCAGCGGATTGGGCCGGGAAATTCAGGCAATCAATGGTCGTGTGATCCGCGATGTGATTCAAACCGATGCCGCAATTAATCCCGGCAATTCCGGCGGCCCATTATTGGACAGTGCAGGGCGATTAATTGGGGTCAATACTGCAATATTCAGTCCAACAGGGACTTCCGCAGGAATTGGGTTTGCTGTTCCAGCAGATATTCTCAATCGTATTGTGCCGCAGTTGATTCAGAATGGAAAAGTCAGTCGACCGGGACTGGGAGTGTTTATCTTCGATGATGCGACTGTGCGTCGGCGACTGCAGCGAACAGGTGTCCTGATTCGCGATGTTGCTCCCGACAGTGCAGCCTCGGAGGTCGGCTTGCGGGGCACAAAGTATGATGAAGAGGGCGAATTAATTCTTGGCGATTTGATTATCGCTGTCGATGAGACGCCAATTGAAACTCAAGCTGATTTGTTTGCCGCGCTTGATAAAAAAGAAATCGGCGATTCTGTCACGCTTCATTTTCTGCGTGACGGTGAAGAAATGCAGAAGAAGGTCGAGCTGCGGCTTATCGAGTAA
- a CDS encoding serine hydroxymethyltransferase: protein MLDNVASRFSALQQQDAEIFQSLEQEMGRQKEGLELIASENYTSAAIQEIVGSVLTNKYAEGYPGRRYYGGCEFVDDAETLAIERAKKLFGAEHVNVQPHAGSQANMAVFMSILKPGDTFLAMDLAHGGHLTHGMHLNFSGILYNPVHYGVRESDHRIDYDQVAKLAKEHKPKMIIAGASAYPREIDHAKFAEIARDVGAKLMVDMAHYAGLVAGGIHNSPVPHADFVTSTSHKTLRGPRSGFVMCKEEYAKDLNRTVFPGLQGGPLMHVVAAKAVCFGEALQPDFKNYAQQIVNNAQALADVLMAGGLKLASGGTENHLMLVDVTSIGTTGKVAEKALDRAGITVNKNMIPYDPRKPLDPSGVRIGTAALTTRGMTEDDMKKVGGWIVDVLKHVDDDDAIAGIHEQVKDFAVEFPVPGI from the coding sequence ATGCTTGATAACGTCGCCAGTCGATTTTCTGCTCTTCAACAGCAGGATGCCGAGATTTTTCAGTCCCTCGAACAAGAAATGGGACGTCAAAAAGAAGGTCTGGAACTGATTGCTTCCGAGAACTACACCTCGGCTGCGATTCAGGAAATCGTCGGCAGTGTCCTGACGAATAAATATGCCGAAGGATATCCCGGCCGCCGTTATTACGGAGGCTGTGAATTTGTCGATGATGCCGAAACATTGGCTATCGAACGAGCCAAAAAATTGTTTGGTGCCGAGCATGTGAACGTGCAGCCCCATGCGGGTTCGCAGGCCAATATGGCCGTATTTATGTCCATCCTGAAACCTGGAGATACATTCCTGGCTATGGACCTGGCTCATGGTGGTCACCTGACACACGGGATGCACCTGAATTTCTCCGGTATCCTTTACAATCCCGTGCATTATGGCGTTCGGGAGTCAGATCATCGGATTGATTACGATCAGGTTGCCAAACTGGCCAAAGAGCATAAACCGAAGATGATTATCGCCGGTGCCAGTGCTTATCCACGAGAAATCGATCACGCCAAATTCGCTGAGATCGCACGCGATGTCGGCGCAAAACTTATGGTCGATATGGCTCACTATGCGGGTCTGGTAGCCGGAGGAATTCATAACAGCCCGGTTCCTCATGCCGATTTCGTCACCTCAACTTCGCACAAAACATTACGCGGTCCTCGTTCCGGTTTTGTGATGTGCAAAGAGGAATACGCCAAAGATCTGAATCGTACAGTTTTCCCTGGACTACAGGGAGGCCCCTTGATGCACGTAGTTGCGGCAAAAGCGGTTTGCTTTGGTGAAGCCCTGCAGCCGGATTTCAAGAACTATGCCCAGCAGATCGTCAATAACGCTCAAGCTCTCGCTGATGTGTTAATGGCAGGTGGACTGAAACTCGCTTCCGGCGGAACTGAAAACCATCTGATGCTCGTCGATGTGACGTCCATCGGCACCACGGGCAAAGTGGCAGAAAAGGCTCTGGATCGTGCTGGAATCACAGTGAATAAGAACATGATTCCGTACGATCCCCGCAAGCCACTCGACCCGAGTGGAGTTCGCATCGGCACAGCTGCTCTCACGACGCGCGGCATGACTGAAGACGACATGAAGAAAGTTGGCGGGTGGATTGTCGATGTGCTTAAGCATGTCGATGACGATGATGCAATCGCTGGCATCCACGAACAGGTAAAAGATTTCGCCGTTGAATTTCCAGTTCCGGGAATTTAG